The Klebsiella africana sequence GAAGGGTCCGCGATGGGATTCATCATGCGCCCGGTCAGACATCAGGGCACGCTCGGCAGACAACTCAGCGGGCTAAAAATTCACTCAAATTTGTATCATTGAGTGAAATTAGGATTATTCCTGGAATTTTTTTTACCGTTGGCTAAGGCGCGGCGATTTTGAGGGTCTTTTTCGCTGAATGCCTGCCACACGGGGATTTCTGCCTTTTTCCTGCGTACGAAAATCAACCATATTTGTTAAATATTGTGTATACAACCCTTTTTTTTCATATGCCTGACAGAGTTCACACTTGTAAGTTTCGAACTAAGTTGTAGACTTTACATCGCCAGGGGTGATCGGCTTACGCTGCATGTATCAGCATAGTTAACAACAAGTCACGCCCCCGGTGAAGGATTTAACCGTGAGGTCTTTTGTAACTTCATGGCGAATTTTGGATGATAATGAGGCGCAAAAAATGAAAAAGACAGCTATCGCGATTGCAGTGGCACTGGCTGGCTTCGCTACCGTAGCGCAGGCCGCTCCGAAAGATAACACCTGGTATGCAGGTGGTAAACTGGGTTGGTCCCAGTTCCATGACACCGGCTGGTACAACAGCAACCTGAACAACAACGGCCCGACCCACGAAAGCCAGCTGGGCGCTGGTGCGTTCGGTGGTTATCAGGTTAACCCGTACCTCGGTTTCGAAATGGGTTACGACTGGCTGGGCCGTATGCCTTACAAAGGCGACAAAGTTAACGGCGCATTCAAAGCTCAGGGCGTTCAGCTGACCGCTAAACTGGGTTACCCGATCACTGACGATCTGGACATCTACACCCGTCTGGGCGGCATGGTATGGCGCGCTGACTCCAGCAACAGCATCGCTGGCGACAACCACGACACCGGCGTTTCCCCAGTATTCGCTGGCGGCGTTGAGTGGGCTGTGACCCGTGACATCGCTACCCGTCTGGAATACCAGTGGGTTAACAACATCGGCGACGCAGGCACTGTAGGCGTTCGTCCTGACAACGGCATGCTGAGCGTGGGTGTTTCCTACCGTTTCGGTCAGGAAGATGCTGCACCGGTTGTAGCTCCGGCTCCGGCTCCGGCTCCGGAAGTGGCTACCAAGCACTTCACCCTGAAGTCTGACGTTCTGTTCAACTTCAACAAAGCTACCCTGAAACCGGAAGGTCAGCAGGCTCTGGATCAGCTGTACACCCAGCTGAGCAACATGGATCCGAAAGACGGTTCCGCTGTTGTTCTGGGCTACACCGACCGCATCGGTTCCGAAGCTTACAACCAGCAGCTGTCTGAGAAACGTGCTCAGTCCGTTGTTGACTACCTGGTTGCTAAAGGCATCCCTGCTGGCAAAATCTCCGCTCGCGGCATGGGTGAATCCAACCCGGTTACTGGCAACACCTGTGACAACGTGAAAGCTCGCGCTGCCCTGATCGATTGCCTGGCTCCGGATCGTCGTGTAGAGATCGAAGTTAAAGGCTACAAAGAAGTTGTAACTCAGCCAGCGGCTTAAGTTATAACTGATAAAAAAACCCGCTTCGGCGGGTTTTTTTGTGGCGTTAATTCGCCTTCGCGACTGGCGGAGAGTTACGCCTGGATGGCAACAGTCAGGTCGTAATGATTACTCTTTGCCTAACAGCACCTGCAGATCGTGCTTCAGACTCGACATTTTGCTGGCATACTTCTCTTTGTGCTCAGCATCCTCAATCAGCTGGACGATGGTTTCAGACAAGGTTTTACCCCGCCGCTGCGCCAGACCGGCAAGACGCTGCCAGACGACAAACTCAAGGTCGATAGACTTCTTACGCGTATGCTGATGCTCGGCGTTAAAATGGCGTTTTCGCCGCGCACGGATAGTCTGCTTCATGCGGTTCATTAACGCCGGATTCATATGCTGCTCAATCCAGGCATGCACCAGCACAGGTTCATTTTCGAGCGTCAGCAAGTCATCTACCGCAGCTTGCGCAGCGCTGGCCTCAATGTAGCGGGTAATCAGCTCACCTTCCCGGTGCTTCTTTACCAGATATTTCCATTTCCAGCCGCTTTCAAGATTTTCCAGTTGTTGATATTTCATTGCGATCTCAATGTGACCGTGTAACTCATTTCAGGATATCAGTTTTTTCCTGATGTGCTGAACATAAATCATTATTCGTGATGTATATGGCCGGGTAATCACCGGGGTAACCATAATCCTCCGTGTGCTCGGTCGCGGCATCAGGTATAATTGCGCGCTTTACATCTAACTAAAAAACAGCGACTTTGACCATTACGAAACTGACCCGAACTGACCTCGCGCCTGATACGGAACCTTATCAGACGCTGTTTGCACAAGCTGATCTTTCCCATCCGGCCCCTTCTCTTTCGGGCGATCTGCAGCCGCGTTTATTCTACGCGCTTGAGCAGCTGCTGTTCACGCCGGCGGTCTCCTCCTTCATGCTGGTGAAAGCCCCTGAAGAGCCGGAGTATCTGCAATGGCTGGCAACCGAAACCCGGACGCTGCATGAACCTGCCGCACCGCTCTACGGTGTTCGCTATGAGGTTGATGGCGCTCGCGTCACGCTTTCTCCTGCGCAACGTGCTGAGGATAATTTTGCCAGCATTGCGCCAGTCGTGGCAGCCGATTGGGTAGAGGCGGAACAGCTGTTTGGCTGTGTACGCCAGTTTAATGGCGAAATTAGCCTCCAGCCGGGCCTTGTCCACCAGGCCAACGGCGGTGTGCTGGTACTCTCGCTACGCGCACTACTGGCACAACCTCTGCTGTGGGTACGCCTGAAAAATATGGTGACTCGTCAGCGCTTTGACTGGCTTTCCGTCGATGAATCCCGCCCCTTGCCGGTCAGTATCCCCTCCATGCCGCTGAGCCTGAAAGTCATGCTGGTCGGCGAACGCGAATCGCTGGCTGATTTTCAGGAAATGGAGCCGGAGCTGGCGGCGCAGGCCATCTATAGCGAGTATGAAGATACTCTGCAGTTTGCTGACGCCGACACGCTAAAGGCCTGGTGCCAGTGGGTTTGGCAGAATGCGCAGCAGCTGGAACTGCCAGGCCCGGCGGCCGATGCCTGGCCTCTGCTGATCGATGAGGGGACACGCTACACCGGCGATCAGGAGACCCTGCCGCTCAGTCCGCTATGGATAACCCGCCAGCTGCGGGAGGCCGCCGCCTTCTGTGAGGGCGAGGAGATAACAGGTGAAGCGATGCAAACCATGCTGGCTCGCCGGGAGTGGCGTGAAGGCTATCTGGCCGAACGTATGCAAGATGAAATCCTGCAGGAACAGATCCTGATTGAGACTGAAGGTGAATGCATTGGGCAGATCAACGCTCTGTCGGTGATTGAATTCCCTGGTCATCCGCGCGCGTTCGGTGAGCCATCACGCATCAGTTGCGTCGTGCATATTGGTGATGGCGAATTTATCGACGTCGAACGCAAAGCCGAGCTGGGCGGTAACATTCATGCAAAAGGCATGATGATCATGCAGGCTTTTCTTATGTCCGAGCTGGAGCTGGAGCAGCAGCTCCCCTTCACGGCTTCGCTGACGTTCGAACAGTCCTACAGCGAAGTAGACGGTGACAGCGCCTCCATGGCCGAACTCTGCGCCTTAATCAGCGCCCTGGCCAATGTGCCAATTAATCAGAGCATTGCAATTACCGGCTCCGTCGACCAGTTTGGTCGCGTGCAACCGGTCGGCGGGCTGAACGAAAAAATTGAAGGCTTCTTCACAATTTGTCAGCAGCGCGGCTTAACCGGCAAACAAGGGGTCATCATCCCTTCCGCCAACGTTCGCCACCTCAGCCTGAGCCATGAGTTACGTCAAGCTGTTGCCGAGAATCAGTTTGCTATCTGGGCAATTGACGATATTACCGAAGCGCTGCCGATGTTGACCCAGCTAATGTGGGACGGAGAAGGACAGACGCTGCGACAAACCATTCAGGAGCGGATAGCGCAGGCGACCCAGCAAGAGACTCGCCATCGCTTTCCGTGGCCGCTACGCTGGTTAGGTGGGACAAGTTCTAACTGATCGGACTTGTTCAGCTTACACGTGTTAGCTATCCTGCGTCCCGAACTTAAAATAAGGCTTACTGAAAACATGGTAGATAAACGCGAATCCTATACAAAAGAAGATCTTCTTGCCTCTGGTCGTGGCGAACTGTTCGGCGCGAAAGGCCCGCAGTTGCCGGCACCAAACATGCTGATGATGGACCGCGTCATCAAAATGACCGAAGCCGGTGGTAACTATGACAAAGGTTATGTTGAGGCTGAACTCGACATCAACCCGGACCTGTGGTTCTTCGGTTGCCACTTCATTGGCGATCCGGTGATGCCGGGCTGCCTGGGCCTGGATGCGATGTGGCAGCTGGTCGGTTTTTACCTCGGCTGGCTCGGCGGCGAAGGCAAAGGCCGCGCCCTGGGCGTGGGCGAAGTGAAATTCACCGGTCAGGTTCGGCCAACCGCGAAAAAAGTCACCTACCGCATCCACTTCAAGCGCATCGTTAACCGTCGTCTGATTATGGGCCTGGCGGATGGTGAAGTGCTGGTTGACGATCGTCTGATCTATACCGCAAACGATCTGAAAGTGGGCCTGTTCCAGGATACTTCCGCTTTCTGATAAATATCAGTAGCGATTAAAAGGCGAAGCCCCCGCTATGCGGAGGCTTCTTTTTTAAAGAGACAGTGTCAGGCCGTTAGTACCCTGTCTTCCATGGCTTCTCGCCAGCCTCCCAGCCACCAAGAGCGTTGATTCAGGCTCTGGTATGGACACATTTCTTTCGATCTCCCCGCGATACCCGCTTGATATCCACGTTGATGTGCCCGTTCCAGGCGATCTCGTTTTTGTCTCTTCATGCCTCGTTTCCCTCATTCTTTGATCTGGTGGAAAAGAAAACAGTGGTCGCAAATTGTGCGGCCACGGGTTACGAATACCGCGAAATGAAGGCAACGTCAATGCGCAAAATTCACGCCAGTGTCATATTTGTGACCTATATAAGAGTTCATTTTTTGTTCATTCAGCGCCGCGATTGCTAACAAACTGACCTGGCAAAAAAAATGCCGCGCGGCTCAAATGAACCTCGCGGCATATCACTATTATGAATTTTACTTATGGCAGACGCTTAAGCTCGCCGGCAATGGCGACCGCCTCCTGGCTCCATGCCTGGGCCAGAGTCTTCACCATCGCGTCATAGCCATCCTCTTGCTGCTTGAGCACGATGTCGAAAGGACGCTTAATCAGCTGTCCCTGATGCTTAAGCAGCCACTCACCGCTGACGATAACCCGCCCGTCGTAGCGCCCGTGAAAGCCATTGACTGCCACATTGAGCGTATCCTGCTCACTCCCCAGAGGCTGAGATGAGACGACCCAGCCCGGTAGTTGCTGGCTGAGGTTTGCCACCAGCGTTGCACGCAGCTGCTGGTCCAGCGGGCTGGCCCACAGATTATTATTGGCTATCACATACTGCACGTCGGTGGTCTGATAGACCACTCCGTTGCCCGCCAGATAATCCGGGATACTGACCTGCTCAACCCACAGCAGACGCGCCCCCTGGCTGGCGGCGCTTTGCGCGCCGCCCTGCACCACCGGCAGCTGGTAATATGTTTTGCTCTCGCCGCCGCTACTGCACGCCGTCAGGGCGCATACGGCTGCCGCCAGTAACCATTTTTTCATTATTTCGCTCCCTTCGGCTGTGGGTCTTTTTTATCCTTGGCCTCAAATACCAGCGCATTGCTCTTATCATTGAGCGTTTTCAGAACCGGCTGCAGCTCGCGAAGCACCTGATCCAGACGCTGCATATCGGCCACCATCTTATTGTAAGCCGCGGAGCCTGGCTGGAAGCCCTGCATGCTGCGGTTCAGCTCGCGCAGCGTCGTCTGCATATCGGCAGGCAGCTGCTGCATCGACTGGCTGGAGGTAATCTTATTCAGATTATCCAGCGTGGTCTGCACGTGCTGCATAGTCTTCTCGCTCTGCGCCAGGGTGCTGGTCGCCTGCTCCAGCAGCGGATTGATCGGCAGGTTATTAATCTTATCCAGCGCATCCATCAGACGTTGCTGGATCTGCGCCAGGCCACCGCTGATGGTCGGAATGATTGGATAGCCGTTAAACTCCTGGATTTTGCCGCGCGGGGGCGCCTTCGGATAGAAGTCGAGATCGATATACAACGCGCCGGTCACCAGGTTACCGGTTTTCAGCGAGCCACGCAGTCCGCGGTTGATCAGATCGTCAATGTGGGCGCGAATATTCGGATCGCCGCCGAGCTGGTTAATCAGCCGTTGCGGTTCAACCCGCACTTCCACCGGAATGCGATAATCATCGTTCAAACGCTGCTTCAGCCCAGGAATAAAGAACGGCACTTTGCCGACGGTGCCCAGACGGATACCGCGGAACTCAACCGGCGCGCCAGGCTGCAGGCCGCGAACCGAGTCTTTGAAGAACATCACATAGTCAATATGCTCGGTAAAGACCGAATCCTGGATGCTCTTCTGATCGTCAAACAGGTGGTATTCCGTTTTGTTCGCCACTGGCTCACCGAGATCCAGTCCTTCCGGAATATCGAAGCTCACCCCACCACCAAAAAGTGTCGATAGCGAGCCCATCTCAACGCGCATCCCCGCCGCAGTCAAATCAACCGCGATACCGCTGTCTTTCCAGAAGCGAACGTTGGTGGTCACCAGGCGGTCGTTCGGCGCATTGATAAACAACTGATAAGAGATACGACGTTTCTGCGCATCAAAGGTGCTGGTTTCCACCGACCCCACGCGGTAGCCGCGGAACAACACCGGGTCGCCTGGCGAAAGCTGTCCCGCCTTGCTGCTTTCCAGCAGAATACGGATCCCCTTAGCATCCGGTGAGGCCAGCGGCGGAGAATCCAGCAGCGGATACTGCGCCGGCACCGAACCTTTAGTTCCCGGCTGCAGTTCAATATAGGCTCCGGATAATAAAGTCCCAAGGCCACTGATCCCCTCGCGCCCTACCTGCGGTTTCACCACCCAGAACACGGAATCGTTGTGCAGTAATTTCTGCATCCCGGAGTTGAGACGGGCTTTGATTTCGACATGGGTGAGATCGTCGGTCAACGTCGCGCTCTCCACCACCCCAACGTCCACACTGCGGCTCTTGATACGGGTTTTTCCCCCTTCAATCCCTTCCGCATTGGT is a genomic window containing:
- the fabA gene encoding bifunctional 3-hydroxydecanoyl-ACP dehydratase/trans-2-decenoyl-ACP isomerase, coding for MVDKRESYTKEDLLASGRGELFGAKGPQLPAPNMLMMDRVIKMTEAGGNYDKGYVEAELDINPDLWFFGCHFIGDPVMPGCLGLDAMWQLVGFYLGWLGGEGKGRALGVGEVKFTGQVRPTAKKVTYRIHFKRIVNRRLIMGLADGEVLVDDRLIYTANDLKVGLFQDTSAF
- the pqiC gene encoding membrane integrity-associated transporter subunit PqiC, producing MKKWLLAAAVCALTACSSGGESKTYYQLPVVQGGAQSAASQGARLLWVEQVSIPDYLAGNGVVYQTTDVQYVIANNNLWASPLDQQLRATLVANLSQQLPGWVVSSQPLGSEQDTLNVAVNGFHGRYDGRVIVSGEWLLKHQGQLIKRPFDIVLKQQEDGYDAMVKTLAQAWSQEAVAIAGELKRLP
- the matP gene encoding macrodomain Ter protein MatP encodes the protein MKYQQLENLESGWKWKYLVKKHREGELITRYIEASAAQAAVDDLLTLENEPVLVHAWIEQHMNPALMNRMKQTIRARRKRHFNAEHQHTRKKSIDLEFVVWQRLAGLAQRRGKTLSETIVQLIEDAEHKEKYASKMSSLKHDLQVLLGKE
- the rmf gene encoding ribosome modulation factor; this translates as MKRQKRDRLERAHQRGYQAGIAGRSKEMCPYQSLNQRSWWLGGWREAMEDRVLTA
- the pqiB gene encoding intermembrane transport protein PqiB, giving the protein MENKSGEAKVQKVKNWSPVWIFPIVTALIGAWILFYHYSHQGPEVTLITTNAEGIEGGKTRIKSRSVDVGVVESATLTDDLTHVEIKARLNSGMQKLLHNDSVFWVVKPQVGREGISGLGTLLSGAYIELQPGTKGSVPAQYPLLDSPPLASPDAKGIRILLESSKAGQLSPGDPVLFRGYRVGSVETSTFDAQKRRISYQLFINAPNDRLVTTNVRFWKDSGIAVDLTAAGMRVEMGSLSTLFGGGVSFDIPEGLDLGEPVANKTEYHLFDDQKSIQDSVFTEHIDYVMFFKDSVRGLQPGAPVEFRGIRLGTVGKVPFFIPGLKQRLNDDYRIPVEVRVEPQRLINQLGGDPNIRAHIDDLINRGLRGSLKTGNLVTGALYIDLDFYPKAPPRGKIQEFNGYPIIPTISGGLAQIQQRLMDALDKINNLPINPLLEQATSTLAQSEKTMQHVQTTLDNLNKITSSQSMQQLPADMQTTLRELNRSMQGFQPGSAAYNKMVADMQRLDQVLRELQPVLKTLNDKSNALVFEAKDKKDPQPKGAK
- the ompA gene encoding porin OmpA: MKKTAIAIAVALAGFATVAQAAPKDNTWYAGGKLGWSQFHDTGWYNSNLNNNGPTHESQLGAGAFGGYQVNPYLGFEMGYDWLGRMPYKGDKVNGAFKAQGVQLTAKLGYPITDDLDIYTRLGGMVWRADSSNSIAGDNHDTGVSPVFAGGVEWAVTRDIATRLEYQWVNNIGDAGTVGVRPDNGMLSVGVSYRFGQEDAAPVVAPAPAPAPEVATKHFTLKSDVLFNFNKATLKPEGQQALDQLYTQLSNMDPKDGSAVVLGYTDRIGSEAYNQQLSEKRAQSVVDYLVAKGIPAGKISARGMGESNPVTGNTCDNVKARAALIDCLAPDRRVEIEVKGYKEVVTQPAA
- a CDS encoding AAA family ATPase codes for the protein MTITKLTRTDLAPDTEPYQTLFAQADLSHPAPSLSGDLQPRLFYALEQLLFTPAVSSFMLVKAPEEPEYLQWLATETRTLHEPAAPLYGVRYEVDGARVTLSPAQRAEDNFASIAPVVAADWVEAEQLFGCVRQFNGEISLQPGLVHQANGGVLVLSLRALLAQPLLWVRLKNMVTRQRFDWLSVDESRPLPVSIPSMPLSLKVMLVGERESLADFQEMEPELAAQAIYSEYEDTLQFADADTLKAWCQWVWQNAQQLELPGPAADAWPLLIDEGTRYTGDQETLPLSPLWITRQLREAAAFCEGEEITGEAMQTMLARREWREGYLAERMQDEILQEQILIETEGECIGQINALSVIEFPGHPRAFGEPSRISCVVHIGDGEFIDVERKAELGGNIHAKGMMIMQAFLMSELELEQQLPFTASLTFEQSYSEVDGDSASMAELCALISALANVPINQSIAITGSVDQFGRVQPVGGLNEKIEGFFTICQQRGLTGKQGVIIPSANVRHLSLSHELRQAVAENQFAIWAIDDITEALPMLTQLMWDGEGQTLRQTIQERIAQATQQETRHRFPWPLRWLGGTSSN